One Coffea eugenioides isolate CCC68of unplaced genomic scaffold, Ceug_1.0 ScVebR1_2476;HRSCAF=3508, whole genome shotgun sequence genomic window carries:
- the LOC113756764 gene encoding putative disease resistance protein RGA3 — translation MAELLVPKIIGELGDVAVKQLGAKVNLVMGVEEEVANISSKLATIEKVLHDAERRRLKDRSVGIWLEKLEDITYEMDDVLDEWNFKIHRAKNEGTSQNARMQPTLRNKVRSFIPSLCSCLKQVPVRSDIAQKIKKINEQLELTLKEADQFKFITSGGIPDSQDFQRIMTTSIIDELEVYGRAADMEKVLDQILSKSSSQGRDGVQIISVVGAGGSGKTTLAQLLFNIDKVKNHFELRNWICISDPFDQKRVAKAILENAGKSSHEAELDPLIRRIKETFSGKRFLLVLDDVWTEDDSKWKPFKDSLKDGAPGSVILVTTRSHRVATVVGSTDTHDLGMISHSDCWLIMQKIALARKSGDLCKKVERIGQKIAEKCKGLPLAAKTMGSLLRFKDTVQQWQNVLDSEIWQLEEAAVDLFPHLYLSYNELSPELKRCFSYCAVFPKDVGINVEELIRLWIAQGYVRPRRRGERLELVGREYFNNLAMRSFFQGLQKYGHEYGECMMHDIVHDFAQFLTKNECHALDGIGRNSSSERPRHLTILGGTEEEMFSSPVVDFGRLRSFFAFSAIGIVVPQNIFCSLKRVRTLTLSHCELAEIPAATGCLIHLRHLDLSSNPFVTLPEAICDLYYLETLDIGFCGKVSCLPERIEGLVHLRHLENVATHELRQIPQGLRKLTSLCSLTRFIVRCNSDDLAILKDLNQLEILGIKIEGEVDFGSAELGKKVNTRDMYLLFSNGTHFIETPSCIETMEPPPNLEKLELDGNPGAQLPSWLVTKSHADNLTRLVIARARNISSLPALWKLSSLEVLTPSHHSQLK, via the exons ATGGCTGAATTGCTTGTTCCAAAGATAATAGGTGAATTGGGTGATGTTGCCGTGAAGCAGTTGGGGGCGAAGGTCAACTTGGTGATGGGGGTCGAAGAAGAGGTGGCAAATATCTCCTCTAAGTTGGCAACCATTGAAAAAGTGCTTCATGATGCAGAGAGACGAAGGCTGAAGGACAGAAGTGTTGGAATTTGGCTAGAAAAGCTCGAGGACATAACATATGAGATGGATGATGTGCTGGACGAATGGAACTTCAAGATTCACAGAGCAAAGAATGAGGGAACTAGTCAGAATGCCAGAATGCAGCCTACACTGCGGAACAAGGTTCGTTCCTTTATCCCATCCCTTTGTTCTTGTCTCAAACAAGTTCCTGTGCGTAGTGATATAGCtcagaaaataaagaaaataaatgaacaGCTAGAATTAACTTTGAAAGAGGCAGATCAATTCAAGTTTATTACAAGTGGGGGGATTCCTGATTCTCAAGATTTTCAGCGAATTATGACTACCTCAATCATAGACGAATTAGAGGTCTATGGTCGAGCAGCTGATATGGAGAAGGTTCTTGACCAAATTTTGTCCAAAAGTAGTAGTCAAGGAAGAGATGGGGTTCAAATTATCTCTGTTGTAGGGGCCGGGGGTAGTGGAAAGACCACACTTGCCCAGCTGCTCTTCAATATTGATaaagtgaagaaccactttGAACTTAGAAATTGGATCTGCATATCAGATCCTTTCGACCAGAAAAGGGTCGCGAAAGCTATCCTTGAGAATGCTGGAAAAAGTTCTCATGAAGCAGAGTTGGATCCGTTGATCCGACGTATAAAAGAAACTTTTTCCGGCAAGAGATTCCTGCTTGTCCTAGATGATGTTTGGACAGAGGACGACTCAAAGTGGAAACCTTTCAAAGACTCTCTTAAGGATGGGGCTCCCGGAAGTGTAATCTTGGTAACAACAAGGAGTCATAGAGTGGCCACAGTGGTGGGATCGACTGATACTCACGACCTAGGCATGATCTCTCACTCTGATTGTTGGTTAATAATGCAAAAGATAGCGCTTGCCAGAAAATCAGGGGACTTATGCAAGAAGGTGGAAAGAATTGggcagaaaattgcagaaaagtgCAAGGGGTTGCCACTTGCAGCAAAGACTATGGGAAGCTTGTTACGGTTCAAAGATACCGTACAGCAGTGGCAGAATGTTTTGGACAGTGAGATATGGCAATTGGAGGAAGCAGCTGTGGACCTTTTCCCTCATTTGTATTTAAGCTATAACGAGTTGTCCCCGGAGCTGAAACGTTGCTTCTCATATTGTGCTGTCTTTCCCAAAGATGTTGGGATAAATGTAGAAGAACTTATTAGGCTGTGGATAGCACAAGGTTATGTTCGCCCAAGACGAAGAGGTGAGCGCTTGGAGCTGGTGGGCCGTGAGTACTTCAACAATTTGGCAATGCGTTCCTTTTTTCAAGGATTACAAAAATATGGTCATGAATATGGCGAGTGCATGATGCATGACATAGTGCATGATTTTGCAcaatttctcacaaaaaatGAATGTCATGCACTTGATggaattggaagaaattcatcTAGTGAAAGACCACGTCATCTAACAATTTTGGGAGGCACTGAGGAGGAGATGTTTAGTTCTCCAGTCGTTGATTTTGGAAGGCTCAGGagcttttttgctttttctgcAATTGGAATAGTAGTTCCCCAAAATATATTCTGCAGTTTGAAGCGCGTGAGGACTCTGACTTTAAGTCATTGTGAGCTAGCTGAAATCCCAGCAGCGACCGGATGTCTGATTCATCTTCGGCACTTGGACTTAAGTAGTAATCCTTTCGTGACACTGCCAGAAGCTATATGTGATCTATATTATCTGGAAACTTTGGATATCGGTTTTTGTGGAAAGGTTTCGTGCCTTCCTGAAAGGATTGAAGGCCTTGTACACTTGAGGCACCTTGAGAATGTCGCGACCCATGAATTACGTCAAATTCCACAAGGACTCAGGAAGCTGACGTCACTCTGTAGTTTGACTCGGTTCATTGTCAGGTGCAACTCTGATGATTTGGCAATTCTGAAGGACCTGAACCAGCTTGAAATATTGGGCATTAAAATTGAAGGAGAAGTAGATTTTGGGAGTGCGGAACTTGGCAAGAAAGTCAACACGCGTGACATGTATTTGCTCTTTAGCAATGGGACCCACTTTATAGAAACTCCAAGCTGCATTGAAACCATGGAACCACCTCCAaacttggaaaaacttgagctAGATGGCAATCCAGGAGCCCAGTTACCAAGTTGGCTTGTGACGAAGTCTCACGCCGATAACTTGACAAGGCTAGTTATTGCTAGGGCCCGCAACATCTCATCCTTGCCTGCCTTGTGGAAGCTATCATCCCTAGAAGTGCTT ACTCCAAGTCATCATTCTCAGCTGAAGTAG